Proteins from a single region of Streptomyces griseiscabiei:
- a CDS encoding GNAT family N-acetyltransferase, with amino-acid sequence MSEEPNPGLPEGYELSDDPGRVDVGRVHGWLSTDAYWALGRSREKQERAIRGSLNFGVYETGSGEQVAYARVVTDRTTFAWLCDVYVAPSARGKGLGTTLVAAVCERLRSDGLRRVVLATHDAHGVYAKLGFEPLAEPGQWMALVFE; translated from the coding sequence ATGAGCGAAGAGCCGAACCCGGGCCTGCCCGAGGGCTACGAACTGTCCGACGACCCCGGCCGCGTCGATGTCGGACGGGTCCACGGATGGCTGTCCACCGACGCGTACTGGGCCCTCGGCCGCTCCCGGGAGAAGCAGGAGCGCGCGATCCGGGGGTCCCTCAACTTCGGTGTGTACGAGACGGGTTCGGGGGAGCAGGTGGCGTACGCGCGGGTGGTGACCGACCGGACCACGTTCGCCTGGCTCTGCGACGTGTACGTCGCCCCGTCGGCGCGGGGGAAGGGGCTCGGCACCACGCTGGTCGCGGCCGTGTGCGAGCGGCTGCGGTCGGACGGGCTGCGGCGCGTCGTGCTGGCCACGCACGACGCGCACGGCGTCTACGCCAAGCTCGGGTTCGAGCCGCTCGCCGAGCCCGGCCAGTGGATGGCGCTGGTG
- a CDS encoding aminotransferase-like domain-containing protein, giving the protein MHERSSVAELVEHLRKELDRYSPGGKLPSSRALVERFRVSPVTVSRALAHLAAEGLVVTRPGAGAFRARPRESGTAVVGDTSWQEVALSADGSAEPSPRTVDASGVLVSLASPPPGVIEFNGGYLHPSLQPEQAMGAALSRAGRRPGVWARPPVEGVPELREWFARSIGGAITAAEVIVAAGGQSALTTALRALAPPGAPVLVESPTYPGMLAIARAAGLRPVPVPVDADGVRPALLADAFKASGARVLVCQPLFQNPTGAVLSADRRGEVLRIAREAGAFVVEDDFVRRLVHEDAGPLPRPLAADDPDGVVVHVSSLTKATSPSFRVGALAARGPVLERLRAIQVVDTFFVPRPLQEAALELVGSPAWPRHLRSVSRELKNRRDTLTTELRLRLPELALPHIPSGGYHLWLRLPDGIGGEPSLVAAALRAGVAVTPGRPYFSAEPPAGHLRLSFAGVAGAGEIVEGVRRLKEAVNGSTGAPWPANVQP; this is encoded by the coding sequence ATGCACGAGCGTAGCAGTGTCGCGGAACTGGTGGAACACCTGCGGAAGGAGCTGGACCGCTACTCTCCCGGTGGAAAACTGCCGTCGAGTCGGGCTCTGGTCGAGCGCTTCCGGGTGAGCCCGGTGACGGTCTCGCGGGCCCTGGCGCACCTCGCCGCCGAGGGGCTCGTGGTGACCCGGCCGGGCGCGGGCGCCTTCCGGGCCCGGCCGCGCGAGAGCGGGACGGCGGTCGTGGGGGACACCTCCTGGCAGGAGGTCGCGCTGAGCGCGGACGGCAGCGCCGAGCCCTCGCCCCGCACGGTGGACGCCTCCGGGGTGCTGGTCTCGCTGGCCTCCCCGCCACCCGGCGTGATCGAGTTCAACGGCGGCTATCTGCACCCCTCGCTCCAGCCGGAACAGGCGATGGGCGCGGCCCTGTCGAGGGCCGGGCGGCGTCCCGGCGTGTGGGCGAGACCACCGGTCGAGGGCGTGCCGGAACTGCGCGAGTGGTTCGCCCGGAGCATCGGCGGGGCGATCACCGCGGCCGAGGTGATCGTCGCGGCGGGCGGCCAGTCCGCGCTGACCACCGCCCTGCGCGCGCTCGCGCCGCCCGGGGCGCCCGTGCTGGTCGAGTCGCCGACCTATCCGGGCATGCTGGCGATCGCGCGGGCGGCCGGGCTGCGGCCCGTCCCGGTGCCGGTGGACGCGGACGGGGTACGGCCCGCCCTGCTCGCCGACGCGTTCAAGGCGTCCGGCGCCCGAGTCCTCGTCTGCCAGCCGCTGTTCCAGAACCCCACCGGCGCCGTCCTGTCCGCCGACCGCCGGGGCGAGGTGCTGCGGATCGCGCGGGAGGCGGGGGCCTTCGTCGTCGAGGACGACTTCGTGCGCCGGCTCGTGCACGAGGACGCCGGCCCCCTGCCCAGGCCGCTGGCGGCGGACGACCCCGACGGAGTGGTCGTCCATGTCTCCTCGCTGACCAAGGCGACCTCGCCCAGCTTCCGGGTCGGCGCCCTGGCCGCGCGCGGGCCGGTGCTGGAACGGCTGCGCGCCATCCAGGTCGTCGACACCTTCTTCGTGCCGCGCCCTCTTCAGGAGGCCGCCCTCGAACTGGTCGGCTCTCCCGCCTGGCCCCGCCATCTCCGTTCGGTGTCCAGGGAGTTGAAGAACCGCCGGGACACCCTCACGACCGAGCTGCGACTGCGCCTGCCCGAACTCGCCCTGCCCCACATCCCCTCCGGCGGCTACCACCTGTGGCTGCGCCTGCCGGACGGCATCGGAGGAGAGCCCTCGCTGGTCGCCGCCGCCCTCCGCGCGGGCGTCGCCGTCACCCCCGGGCGCCCCTACTTCAGCGCCGAACCCCCGGCCGGGCACCTGCGGTTGAGCTTCGCCGGGGTCGCGGGAGCGGGGGAGATCGTGGAGGGCGTACGACGGCTGAAGGAGGCCGTAAACGGTTCGACAGGAGCCCCCTGGCCTGCGAACGTCCAGCCATGA
- a CDS encoding DMT family transporter, with product MRAESSAITRDSVAVPARVTEAGASGPHRARTGGTLQAALGVIAFSLTFPATAWGLESFGPWSLVAVRSVLAAVIAGGCLLALGVRPPGRRHWAGLAVVAAGVVVGFPLLTTLALRTSTTAHAAVVVGLLPLTTALFSALRMGTRPSRTFWAAALAGAAAVLAFTVAQSGGALTAADLYLFGALLVCAAGYTEGGRLARVMPGWQVIGWALVLCLPLTLPGALLALSYEPVRLTAHGVAGLLWVAAGSQFLGLVVWYRGMAAIGIPKASQLQLAQPLLTLVWSVLLLGEQLTPAAPLTAAAVLVCIAVTQRSSA from the coding sequence ATGAGAGCAGAGAGTAGCGCTATCACGCGGGATTCAGTAGCGGTCCCGGCCAGGGTCACCGAGGCCGGCGCGTCCGGGCCGCACCGCGCCCGCACCGGCGGCACCCTGCAGGCCGCCCTCGGGGTCATCGCCTTCTCCCTCACCTTCCCGGCCACCGCCTGGGGTCTGGAGAGCTTCGGCCCCTGGTCGCTGGTCGCCGTGCGCAGCGTCCTCGCGGCCGTCATCGCGGGCGGCTGTCTGCTGGCCCTCGGGGTGCGACCGCCGGGCCGCCGGCACTGGGCGGGGCTCGCGGTCGTGGCCGCCGGAGTGGTCGTCGGCTTTCCCCTGCTGACCACGCTCGCGCTGCGGACCTCGACCACCGCGCACGCCGCCGTCGTGGTCGGTCTGCTCCCGCTGACGACCGCCCTGTTCTCGGCGCTGCGCATGGGCACCCGCCCCTCGCGCACCTTCTGGGCCGCCGCCCTCGCCGGGGCCGCCGCCGTCCTCGCGTTCACCGTGGCGCAGAGCGGCGGCGCGCTCACCGCGGCCGACCTCTATCTCTTCGGCGCCCTGCTGGTGTGCGCGGCCGGCTACACCGAGGGCGGCCGGCTGGCCCGGGTGATGCCCGGCTGGCAGGTCATCGGCTGGGCCCTGGTGCTCTGTCTGCCGCTGACCCTGCCGGGCGCGCTGCTGGCCCTGTCGTACGAACCGGTCCGGCTGACCGCGCACGGTGTGGCCGGGCTGCTGTGGGTGGCGGCCGGGTCCCAGTTCCTGGGGCTGGTCGTCTGGTACCGGGGCATGGCGGCGATCGGCATACCGAAGGCCAGCCAGTTGCAGCTGGCGCAGCCGCTGCTCACACTGGTGTGGTCGGTGCTGCTCCTCGGTGAGCAGCTCACCCCGGCCGCGCCCCTGACGGCCGCCGCCGTGCTGGTCTGTATCGCGGTCACCCAGCGCTCCTCCGCCTGA
- a CDS encoding DUF1918 domain-containing protein — MQAAVGDTLLVHGRTVGHHDRTAEVLEVLGQNGNPPYRVRFEDDGHEALMSPGPDTVVRHPGDPR; from the coding sequence ATGCAGGCAGCTGTAGGCGACACCCTGCTGGTGCACGGCAGGACCGTCGGGCACCACGACCGGACCGCGGAGGTCCTGGAGGTGCTCGGCCAGAACGGGAACCCGCCCTACCGGGTCAGGTTCGAGGACGACGGTCATGAGGCGCTGATGTCCCCCGGCCCGGACACGGTCGTCCGCCACCCCGGGGACCCGAGGTAG